The Salvia miltiorrhiza cultivar Shanhuang (shh) chromosome 1, IMPLAD_Smil_shh, whole genome shotgun sequence genome has a window encoding:
- the LOC131005563 gene encoding auxin-responsive protein SAUR20-like: protein MAIRQMLRRSLSSERRSSEVIPKGHLAVYVGDNEKKRFVIPVAYLNHPSFQELLFQAEEEFGFNHPMGGLTIPCSQESFVDFISGFSTR from the coding sequence ATGGCCATCCGCCAGATGTTGAGACGGTCTTTATCCAGCGAGAGAAGGTCATCTGAAGTAATTCCCAAGGGACATCTTGCTGTTTATGTTGGTGATAATGAAAAGAAGCGGTTTGTGATTCCAGTGGCGTACTTGAACCACCCCTCGTTTCAAGAGCTGTTGTTCCAAGCTGAGGAAGAATTCGGGTTCAACCACCCGATGGGCGGCCTCACCATCCCTTGCAGTCAAGAATCATTTGTAGATTTCATCTCTGGCTTCAGCACAAGATGA